A window of Gemmatimonadales bacterium contains these coding sequences:
- a CDS encoding quinolinate synthase, with translation METAQLSQQVKEWKERRNAVILAHNYQEGRIQDVADFTGDSLKLAQFAVRTDAEVILFCGVHFMAETAAMLCPDRKVIVPDLAAGCSLADMIMPGQVRKWKQQHRDGVAVCYINTAAAVKAECDYCCTSANGEQVINAIPADKEILFVPDFYLGSYLKARTGRNIELWKGYCPAHAVIDPAHIERLQEQ, from the coding sequence ATGGAAACAGCGCAGCTCTCCCAACAGGTGAAGGAGTGGAAGGAGCGCCGCAACGCGGTGATCCTCGCCCACAACTACCAGGAGGGCCGCATCCAGGATGTCGCCGATTTTACCGGCGATTCTCTGAAGTTGGCGCAGTTCGCCGTGAGGACCGACGCGGAGGTGATCCTCTTCTGCGGCGTCCATTTCATGGCGGAGACCGCCGCAATGCTCTGCCCGGACCGAAAGGTCATCGTGCCGGACCTGGCGGCCGGTTGCTCGTTGGCCGACATGATCATGCCGGGGCAGGTGCGCAAGTGGAAGCAGCAGCACCGAGACGGCGTTGCGGTCTGCTACATCAACACCGCCGCCGCCGTGAAGGCGGAATGCGATTACTGCTGCACCTCCGCCAACGGAGAGCAGGTAATCAACGCGATCCCGGCGGACAAGGAGATCCTTTTCGTTCCCGACTTCTACCTCGGCTCCTACTTGAAGGCCAGGACCGGCCGCAACATCGAGCTCTGGAAAGGGTACTGCCCGGCCCACGCGGTGATCGACCCGGCCCACATCGAGAGACTGCAGGAACAGCA